The proteins below come from a single Cannabis sativa cultivar Pink pepper isolate KNU-18-1 chromosome 3, ASM2916894v1, whole genome shotgun sequence genomic window:
- the LOC133036125 gene encoding uncharacterized protein LOC133036125 gives MWVRSKFTARDYDDSHARIMVSEILQEDAEIPVPIEEFRYVRDVYQMFLPWPKHLILTTEGPLAQPPSRRDASKGKAPMLSPQSRGAREDELFTEEKMALIPNSLKWMIHEFLRLKDKRDIITISVPRGFIAPRTQIILCGEDLRRSCYV, from the exons atgtgggtAAGATCAAAGTTCACCGCCAGGgattacgatgattcacatgctcggatcatggtttcggaaatcctgcaagaggacgctgaaatcccagtcccaattgaagagttcagatatgttagggacgtgtaccagatgttccttccttggcctaaacacttaattttaacaaccgag ggtccactcgctcaaccgccctcaagacgtgatgcgtcaaaggggaaagctccgatgctttctccacaaagccgtggtgcacgggaagatgagttgttcacggaagagaagatggcgttgatccctaattcgctaaaatggatgattcatgaattcctaaggctcaaagataaacgtgatataatcacaatttctgtcccccgaggattcattgcaccgcgtacccagatcattTTATGCGGAGAGGATTTGCGACGCAGTTGCTACGTGTAA